In one window of Archocentrus centrarchus isolate MPI-CPG fArcCen1 chromosome 11, fArcCen1, whole genome shotgun sequence DNA:
- the LOC115788355 gene encoding LOW QUALITY PROTEIN: zinc fingers and homeoboxes protein 2-like (The sequence of the model RefSeq protein was modified relative to this genomic sequence to represent the inferred CDS: inserted 1 base in 1 codon), which yields MSSRRKSSTPCMVRIVSDLPDEQDDPEEVMDVEVLASKDVTENEPPESAEKSQNHAKDKVENPDQQAFTKILEKEQQSGQEDHPPAIEDVETRGGKNKETAESDSVPQKKQARGYECKYCPFSTQNLNDFKEHVDSSHPNVILNPLYLCAVCNFNTKKFDSLTEHNESQHPGETNFKFKRIKMNNQTILEQTIEGKDNSAECDVTNEQGESNRSSVFPPCISTTVKSPGSMQALYGGSELKSQLDGLIQKDQITAVNINGTVIIPDPTIVQGLSHVTPMLQRPPNFNSVPKIAVPLNTTKYNPSLDDNLTLIASFNKFPYPTHAELSWLTAASKHPEEQIKVWFTTQRLKQGITWSPEEVEEARKKMFNGSIPPAHHTFTILPTSPVSQPSAKASQQPIVHTTVEHVGHVRVTAPNGLNVVTTTNSPAAMAIGASHSLKRPLPTQLSTVFGPESKRPIMAVAPHSGDPKDKVLMAPPPPPPPPKGRLPMAPPLVPMEMKRPVAVPLVTTDIKRSSAAVPLMPPPSSSSSSSSSKGKILSASGNPXTKPVVSLPSIVFPASLTRPMIAPPPISVPPFRNNLLVPRNVPIPSKEKHPSPHALPASDLNLPNSPPLITSQARRPTIIQSIRAPAKAPSQISGFSLDGKKLKEQQGVELKASYPRGDKVISPLPEANGTSRVDGKWSFDQTSSAYNNGIIHLDGGDIPAAPKPDFQQKSSVLTQFPLLERMKGKTAKQLKILEENFLRNSFPTHSDVDNLSAITRLSHQEIDSWFAERRALRDNLEQALLNSMGTKRMGGSSIGALTEKQLHQQHHTLQLNGIHKSSTGMGHLKSPPPPSHPLSMIAPGTIAPSVPNPNSCSVPPDSRSLALLKDDFAHTRWPSPEEFSQLEGRTGLARGELAHWFTDSRLQSGSMEMTELFHNNGMNGGQRPPLCSPENAPPSIIQRCQEGAVTNNNNSSKLLEVEMGWLMDQRSKSLNNQQHDELQDQFAGRLRQQSVAELKNGGQNGGLLGGAREVFGTWLEDSRRGRELLMDREKKMAEDASGRLTG from the exons aTGTCCAGTCGTAGAAAGTCCTCCACCCCATGCATGGTCCGGATCGTCAGCGACCTGCCTGATGAACAAGATGATCCGGAGGAGGTGATGGACGTGGAAGTATTAGCAAGCAAAgatgtgacagaaaatgaacCACCTGAATCTGCAGAAAAGAGTCAAAACCACGCAAAAGATAAGGTGGAGAATCCAGACCAGCAGGCATTTACAAAAATTTTAGAAAAAGAGCAGCAGTCTGGACAAGAAGATCACCCTCCTGCCATTGAAGATGTAGAAACCAGAGGGGGGAAGAACAAAGAAACAGCAGAATCAGACTCGGTGCCACAGAAGAAGCAGGCAAGAGGCTATGAGTGCAAATACTGCCCATTTTCAACGCAGAACCTGAATGACTTTAAAGAGCACGTGGACTCCAGCCATCCTAACGTCATTCTAAATCCACTgtacctctgtgctgtctgcaaCTTCAACACCAAAAAGTTTGACTCGCTCACAGAGCACAATGAGAGCCAGCACCCAGGTGAGACAAACTTCAAGTTTAAGAGGATAAAAATGAACAATCAGACTATCTTAGAGCAGACAATCGAAGGCAAGGACAATTCAGCCGAATGCGACGTGACAAATGAACAAGGTGAAAGCAACAGGAGCTCTGTGTTTCCACCTTGCATATCTACCACGGTGAAATCCCCAGGTAGTATGCAGGCGCTCTATGGAGGGAGCGAACTGAAAAGCCAGCTGGATGGTTTGATCCAGAAggaccaaatcacagcagtgaaCATCAATGGAACAGTCATCATCCCTGACCCCACCATCGTCCAAGGGCTCTCCCATGTCACCCCAATGCTCCAGCGCCCACCCAACTTTAACTCTGTACCAAAAATAGCCGTTCCCTTGAACACGACCAAATATAACCCTTCTTTAGATGACAACCTGACATTGATCGCCTCCTTTAATAAGTTCCCTTACCCAACGCATGCTGAGCTGTCATGGCTTACAGCTGCCTCCAAGCACCCAGAGGAACAGATCAAAGTCTGGTTCACCACCCAGCGACTGAAGCAAGGTATCACTTGGTCCCCAGAAGAGGTGGAGGAAGCcaggaaaaaaatgttcaatGGCTCCATCCCTCCTGCTCATCACACTTTCACCATCTTACCTACCAGCCCTGTCTCTCAGCCATCTGCCAAAGCCTCACAGCAGCCCATTGTCCACACGACAGTCGAGCATGTCGGTCATGTCCGGGTGACTGCACCCAATGGATTAAATGTAGTCACCACCACAAACTCTCCGGCTGCCATGGCCATTGGCGCTAGCCACTCCCTTAAGCGACCTCTGCCAACACAGCTGTCGACAGTGTTCGGCCCAGAGTCCAAGCGACCCATCATGGCAGTGGCTCCCCACTCTGGTGACCCAAAAGACAAGGTCCTAATggctcctccaccaccacctcctcccccAAAAGGCCGCCTCCCAATGGCTCCACCTCTCGTTCCCATGGAGATGAAGAGACCTGTAGCAGTTCCTTTGGTCACCACAGACATAAAGAGGTCATCCGCTGCAGTGCCTTTAATGCCACCACCATCTTCGTCGTCATCATCTTCGTCTTCCAAAGGGAAGATTCTCTCGGCATCAGGAAACC AAACAAAGCCGGTGGTGTCTCTGCCCTCCATAGTCTTTCCAGCGTCTTTAACAAGGCCAATGATAGCCCCCCCACCAATCTCTGTCCCTCCATTCAGAAACAATTTACTTGTTCCTCGTAATGTGCCCATCCCGTCCAAAGAGAAGCACCCCAGTCCTCACGCTTTGCCAGCTTCTGATTTAAATCTGCCAAACTCCCCTCCACTCATTACTTCACAGGCAAGGAGGCCAACAATTATCCAGTCCATCCGTGCTCCCGCTAAAGCCCCATCCCAAATTTCTGGGTTCTCATTGGATGGTAAGAAACTAAAAGAGCAGCAAGGAGTGGAGCTGAAAGCCAGCTACCCCAGAGGAGACAAGGTAATCAGTCCTCTGCCAGAGGCCAATGGGACATCTCGCGTGGACGGTAAATGGTCCTTTGACCAGACTTCTTCTGCTTACAACAATGGAATCATACATTTGGATGGTGGGGACATCCCGGCAGCACCAAAACCAGATTTTCAGCAAAAGTCCTCGGTGCTGACCCAGTTCCCCTTGCTGGAAAGGatgaaaggaaaaacagcaaaacagctGAAGATCTTGGAGGAGAACTTCTTGCGGAACAGCTTTCCCACACATAGCGATGTGGACAATCTGTCGGCCATAACCCGCCTGTCTCATCAGGAAATCGACAGCTGGTTTGCAGAACGTCGCGCACTTCGTGACAACCTGGAGCAAGCCCTTCTGAACTCCATGGGTACGAAGAGGATGGGCGGCAGCAGCATTGGTGCCCTCACCGAGAAACAGCTACATCAGCAACACCACACACTACAACTGAATGGGATTCACAAATCAAGCACTGGTATGGGCCATCTTAAAAGCCCTCCGCCACCTTCACACCCCCTGTCCATGATTGCTCCTGGCACCATTGCACCCTCCGTCCCCAATCCGAATTCCTGCTCAGTGCCTCCAGACAGCCGATCCCTGGCGCTCCTCAAGGACGATTTTGCTCACACGCGGTGGCCTTCCCCTGAGGAGTTCAGCCAGCTGGAGGGTCGGACAGGACTGGCTCGTGGAGAACTGGCCCACTGGTTCACCGATAGCCGGCTGCAGAGTGGCAGCATGGAGATGACAGAACTTTTTCACAACAATGGCATGAACGGAGGGCAGAGGCCACCTCTGTGTTCACCTGAAAACGCTCCACCCAGCATCATCCAGCGCTGTCAGGAAGGAGCcgtaacaaacaacaacaacagcagtaagTTGCTGGAAGTTGAGATGGGCTGGCTGATGGACCAGCGCAGCAAAAGCCTCAACAATCAACAGCACGATGAGCTTCAAGACCAGTTTGCTGGCAG